In Bacillus sp. DX3.1, the following proteins share a genomic window:
- a CDS encoding Ger(x)C family spore germination protein, with product MKHLHKFVYCIILFLCLSGCAERKEIEERGFVVGVAFDVAKEAAEESESKKPPFMKGTYQLVLPSALAQQGGKTDGDNYINISAISDSIFEQIREISKKISRSLFFPHIQILVFSKDLLQHPFVLEQTLDVFFRDHEMRRNIRIFVSKDRAEGILKQSSKPENLPAKYIDLLADHADSNAYMLEAIRIGDIQEMMTAKRSFVLPILQLTKQGVKLEGAAVFKGKNNKLLGLLSGKDTQGLNYIIGEKASGFVTIRKEEETVTYEIHKLRRKIHASFADPRHPKFTIDIYPEGILAEVYLGGDGKMWSGKQLNTHISQEMKKITMMTIKKVQKGFKTDVLGLGDYYKRHNYKEWKKIENNWDRGENYFMKSKIVVRVHPRVEHSGSLIPKGGQ from the coding sequence ATGAAACACCTTCATAAGTTTGTTTACTGCATCATTTTGTTTCTATGTCTTAGTGGATGTGCAGAACGAAAGGAAATTGAAGAGAGAGGCTTTGTTGTAGGGGTGGCTTTTGATGTTGCAAAGGAAGCAGCGGAAGAAAGTGAATCAAAAAAGCCTCCTTTTATGAAAGGAACGTATCAACTTGTCTTACCGAGTGCATTGGCACAACAAGGTGGGAAAACTGATGGAGATAATTATATTAATATTAGTGCGATAAGCGATAGCATTTTTGAACAAATTCGAGAAATCTCTAAAAAAATAAGTCGATCCTTATTTTTTCCTCATATTCAAATTCTTGTCTTTTCAAAAGATTTATTACAGCATCCGTTTGTTTTAGAACAAACGTTAGATGTCTTTTTTCGTGACCATGAAATGAGAAGGAATATTCGGATTTTCGTCTCAAAAGACCGAGCGGAAGGTATTTTGAAACAAAGCTCGAAACCAGAAAATTTACCAGCGAAGTATATTGATCTGTTAGCGGATCATGCTGACAGTAACGCATACATGTTAGAAGCGATTCGCATTGGAGACATACAAGAAATGATGACCGCTAAAAGAAGTTTTGTTCTTCCGATTTTACAATTAACAAAACAAGGTGTGAAACTGGAGGGAGCTGCTGTATTTAAAGGGAAAAATAATAAATTGCTCGGTCTTTTAAGTGGAAAAGATACGCAAGGATTAAACTATATAATTGGAGAGAAAGCGAGTGGTTTTGTGACCATTCGGAAAGAGGAGGAAACGGTTACGTATGAAATTCATAAGCTAAGGCGCAAAATACACGCTTCTTTTGCAGATCCTCGTCATCCGAAGTTTACAATTGATATTTATCCTGAAGGTATACTAGCAGAGGTATATTTGGGAGGAGATGGAAAGATGTGGAGTGGGAAACAACTGAATACACATATCTCTCAAGAGATGAAAAAAATAACTATGATGACGATTAAGAAAGTGCAAAAAGGTTTTAAAACGGATGTTCTTGGATTAGGAGATTATTATAAACGACATAATTACAAGGAGTGGAAAAAGATAGAAAATAACTGGGATCGAGGAGAAAACTATTTTATGAAGAGCAAAATAGTTGTTCGGGTTCATCCTAGGGTAGAACATTCAGGTTCTTTAATACCGAAAGGTGGGCAGTAA